The following coding sequences are from one Desulfosporosinus orientis DSM 765 window:
- a CDS encoding SpoVR family protein, with translation MDNEMRALSSIAQDIAQVARGMGLDFYPVNFEIVPAEALYTFGAYGMPVRFTHWSFGKAFYRMKLQYDLNLSRIYELVINTNPAYAFLLEGNGLVQNKLVIGHVYAHVDFFKNNHYFSRTPKDMVERMSAHAERIHEYEIKYGRDKVERIMDAVLAIQEHVDFRAHIGPAPKVEKGLQVDNSKKGEDHVCKSGSCSGNCSCGTAHKQENGPKAPQKKSSTPYDDLWEDLLDQECEAPPQQEHEDLLLYIIKYAPGLDEWQRDIVSIVREESLYFYPQIETKIINEGWATFWHSRIMRELNLTDAESLEFAVMHSQVVQPSRMGLNPYYLGVKIWEQLAKNKSDDELFELRESENDLSFIRNHLSRELVNDLNLFNYRKVGAHWQVTENEWEKVRDNLVKQFVNGGHPKITVVEGDYEGKGGLYLRHCHEGIDLDVVYLEKTLSLVQYLWGKPAALETIVDSKKYIYQASNGMVSRHLMVNKTEENGKE, from the coding sequence ATGGACAATGAGATGCGAGCCTTAAGCAGCATTGCACAAGATATTGCACAAGTGGCCCGTGGCATGGGACTTGATTTCTATCCTGTGAATTTTGAAATCGTTCCGGCCGAAGCTTTATATACCTTTGGCGCTTATGGAATGCCGGTGCGTTTCACTCATTGGAGCTTTGGGAAAGCATTTTACAGGATGAAGTTACAGTACGATCTGAATTTAAGCCGAATTTATGAATTAGTCATCAATACGAACCCTGCCTATGCTTTTTTGTTAGAGGGAAACGGTTTGGTTCAGAATAAACTTGTCATAGGGCATGTCTATGCTCATGTTGATTTCTTTAAGAATAACCATTATTTCTCACGGACCCCCAAAGATATGGTTGAACGTATGAGTGCTCATGCCGAGAGGATTCATGAATATGAAATCAAGTACGGACGGGATAAAGTAGAACGGATCATGGACGCAGTTTTGGCAATTCAGGAACATGTGGATTTTCGCGCCCATATAGGGCCTGCTCCTAAGGTTGAGAAGGGGCTGCAGGTAGATAATAGCAAGAAAGGAGAGGACCATGTCTGCAAAAGCGGATCCTGTTCGGGCAATTGCAGCTGCGGAACTGCCCACAAGCAGGAGAACGGCCCAAAAGCTCCTCAGAAAAAATCCTCCACGCCCTATGATGATTTATGGGAGGATTTATTAGATCAGGAATGCGAAGCCCCGCCTCAGCAAGAGCATGAAGATTTGCTGCTCTACATTATTAAATATGCTCCTGGCTTGGATGAGTGGCAAAGAGATATTGTCAGCATTGTTCGTGAAGAGTCTTTATACTTTTATCCACAGATCGAAACCAAAATTATCAATGAAGGATGGGCGACTTTTTGGCATTCAAGAATTATGAGGGAGCTTAATTTAACGGACGCGGAATCTTTAGAATTTGCGGTAATGCACAGTCAGGTCGTTCAGCCGTCACGCATGGGCTTGAACCCCTATTATCTGGGAGTTAAGATATGGGAACAGCTGGCAAAGAACAAGTCCGATGATGAATTATTTGAGCTGCGGGAGAGCGAAAACGATCTTTCCTTTATCCGCAATCATCTTAGCCGTGAGTTAGTAAATGATTTAAATCTCTTTAATTATCGTAAAGTGGGTGCTCATTGGCAGGTTACAGAAAATGAATGGGAAAAAGTAAGAGATAATTTAGTAAAACAATTCGTGAATGGCGGACACCCTAAAATTACAGTGGTGGAAGGAGATTATGAAGGTAAGGGAGGGCTTTATCTCAGACACTGTCATGAGGGAATAGATCTGGATGTTGTTTATTTGGAAAAGACTCTGTCCCTAGTTCAGTATCTTTGGGGTAAACCCGCAGCCCTTGAGACCATCGTAGACAGCAAGAAATACATTTATCAAGCGTCCAACGGAATGGTCAGCCGTCATTTAATGGTCAATAAAACTGAAGAAAATGGTAAGGAATAG
- a CDS encoding PrkA family serine protein kinase, which translates to MEVINWLREYREEEAALAWSGTFADYLQMVTKNPNLAMHAHARIYEMIKAAGVETSGEQKKYHFFDKELFGLDKTLEKLIEEYFHSAAKRLDVRKRILLLMGPVSGGKSTIVSLLKRGLEDYTRTEEGAVYAIDGCPMHEDPLHLLPISLRQQFEEKFGIRIEGNLCPVCRLRLDEEFAGEVERFPVKRILFSEEQRIGVGTFTPSDPKSQDIADLTGSIDFSSITEYGSESDPRAYRFDGELNKANRGLMEFQEMLKSDEKFLWNLLSLSQEGNFKAGRFALISADELVIAHTNENEYKTFIGNKKNEALQSRIIVMPIPYNLRVTDEVKIYEKLISQSDIKNVHLAPHSLWATSVFSVLSRLKPSKKQGMDLVKKLRIYDGEDVEGFNQKDIKELAMEGEEQGEGMSGVDPRYVINRISTALIRDEHKCINALDILRALKDGLSQHTSITKEEKENLLNLIAVARREYDEMAKKEVQKAFVYAYEESAKSLLNNYLDNVEAFCNSSKIYDSITGEELAPDEQLMRSIEEQIGVSENAKKTFREEILIRISMFARKGKTFGYESHERLKEAIEKKLFADLKDIVKITTSVAHPDQEQLRRINNVMDRLVKEHGYCPICANEIVKYVGALLNR; encoded by the coding sequence ATGGAAGTCATTAATTGGTTGCGTGAATATCGCGAAGAAGAGGCCGCACTAGCTTGGAGCGGTACCTTTGCAGATTACTTGCAAATGGTCACAAAAAACCCGAACCTGGCAATGCATGCCCATGCTCGAATTTATGAAATGATCAAAGCGGCTGGGGTGGAAACAAGCGGGGAGCAAAAGAAATATCATTTCTTTGACAAAGAGTTGTTCGGACTGGACAAAACCTTAGAAAAGCTTATTGAAGAATATTTTCATAGTGCCGCAAAACGTCTGGATGTCCGCAAAAGGATTTTACTCTTAATGGGACCGGTAAGTGGAGGGAAATCAACCATTGTCAGTTTATTAAAACGAGGGTTGGAAGACTATACCAGGACAGAGGAAGGAGCCGTTTATGCCATTGATGGGTGCCCAATGCATGAAGACCCCTTGCATTTGCTGCCAATATCTTTACGTCAACAGTTTGAAGAGAAGTTCGGGATTCGAATTGAAGGGAATCTTTGCCCCGTATGCCGTTTGCGTTTGGATGAAGAGTTTGCCGGTGAAGTTGAGCGCTTTCCAGTAAAACGAATATTGTTCTCAGAAGAACAGCGCATAGGGGTTGGGACCTTTACCCCATCAGACCCTAAATCCCAAGACATTGCAGATTTAACGGGCAGTATCGATTTTTCCTCAATCACTGAATATGGTTCAGAATCGGATCCTCGGGCGTATCGTTTTGATGGTGAACTAAATAAGGCCAACCGGGGGCTGATGGAATTTCAGGAAATGCTCAAATCTGATGAAAAATTCCTTTGGAATCTTCTCAGTCTGTCCCAGGAAGGGAATTTTAAAGCCGGTCGCTTTGCTTTGATTTCAGCTGATGAACTGGTTATCGCCCATACCAATGAAAATGAATATAAGACATTTATCGGCAATAAAAAGAATGAAGCCCTACAATCCAGAATTATTGTCATGCCCATCCCCTATAATCTGCGAGTGACGGATGAAGTGAAAATTTATGAAAAGTTAATAAGTCAAAGCGATATTAAAAACGTCCACCTGGCACCCCATAGTTTATGGGCCACCTCAGTATTCAGTGTTCTGTCCCGGTTGAAACCTTCCAAGAAACAGGGGATGGATCTGGTCAAAAAACTGCGTATTTATGACGGGGAAGATGTGGAAGGATTTAATCAAAAGGATATTAAAGAGCTGGCAATGGAGGGAGAAGAACAAGGAGAAGGTATGAGCGGTGTCGACCCTCGCTATGTTATCAACAGGATCTCCACGGCCTTAATTCGCGATGAGCATAAATGCATCAATGCACTGGATATATTAAGAGCTTTGAAAGATGGGTTATCTCAACACACCTCCATCACTAAGGAGGAAAAGGAAAATCTTCTCAATCTCATTGCTGTAGCTCGCCGGGAATATGATGAAATGGCTAAAAAGGAAGTCCAAAAGGCCTTTGTTTACGCCTATGAGGAGTCAGCAAAATCTTTGTTAAATAATTATTTAGACAATGTTGAAGCCTTCTGCAATTCTTCGAAGATATATGACTCTATCACCGGTGAAGAACTGGCGCCGGACGAACAGCTCATGCGCAGTATTGAAGAACAAATTGGTGTCTCGGAAAATGCCAAGAAAACCTTCCGCGAGGAAATACTGATTAGAATTTCTATGTTTGCCCGCAAGGGAAAAACCTTTGGTTATGAGTCCCACGAACGTTTGAAAGAGGCCATCGAGAAAAAATTGTTTGCCGATCTTAAGGATATTGTTAAAATTACAACTTCAGTGGCCCACCCGGATCAGGAACAATTAAGGAGAATTAATAATGTCATGGATCGTCTGGTTAAGGAGCATGGATATTGTCCCATCTGTGCTAATGAAATTGTCAAGTATGTGGGTGCACTCCTTAACCGATAG
- the yhbH gene encoding sporulation protein YhbH produces the protein MADDIIVSRDDWTLHRKGYLDQSRHKEKVEEVIKQQMGDLIVDESIILTDGKKNTKIPMRSLEEFRFRYDFNKQNHTGQGTKKMTPGDILGREQPNAKGKGKGSGAGEEPGQDIYEAEVSYEDLANILFEELRLPNLDDKKRPLIAHDRPEFNDVRKKGLMANVDKKRTLLESIKRQAYSKKQNKANKLKITPEDLRFKTWETRPNFETNAVILAMMDTSGSMGQFEKYISRSFFFWMVRFLRTKYENVEMRFLAHHTEAKEVTEEEFFTRGESGGTRCSSVYKYALDLIEKEYPPAHYNIYPVHFTDGDNIGSDNSRALTLMKNLVDVSQVVGYGEILRTHYSSTLMSTLKRISDPKLRLVTIRDRNEVYDALKTVFS, from the coding sequence GTGGCTGATGATATCATCGTAAGTCGTGATGACTGGACGTTACATCGTAAGGGATACCTTGACCAATCCAGGCATAAAGAAAAAGTTGAGGAAGTCATCAAGCAGCAAATGGGGGATCTCATCGTTGATGAAAGCATTATCTTAACGGATGGCAAAAAAAATACCAAAATCCCCATGCGATCTCTGGAAGAGTTTCGCTTCCGGTATGATTTTAACAAGCAGAATCATACCGGACAAGGAACCAAAAAGATGACTCCGGGAGATATTCTTGGCCGAGAGCAACCCAATGCCAAAGGTAAGGGTAAAGGCAGCGGCGCAGGAGAAGAACCCGGCCAGGATATTTATGAGGCAGAGGTCTCTTATGAGGATCTGGCCAATATCCTATTTGAAGAATTAAGACTGCCTAACCTGGATGATAAAAAAAGACCCCTTATTGCTCACGATCGTCCGGAATTCAACGATGTGCGTAAAAAAGGATTAATGGCTAATGTAGACAAAAAACGAACCTTATTGGAAAGTATTAAACGACAGGCTTATTCAAAAAAACAGAATAAAGCTAACAAGTTAAAAATCACTCCCGAAGATTTACGATTTAAAACCTGGGAGACTCGGCCTAATTTTGAGACTAATGCGGTTATTCTGGCAATGATGGATACCTCAGGTTCAATGGGGCAATTTGAGAAGTATATCTCCAGAAGTTTCTTTTTCTGGATGGTGCGTTTTTTGCGCACAAAATACGAAAATGTGGAGATGCGGTTTTTGGCCCATCATACTGAAGCTAAAGAAGTAACAGAGGAGGAGTTTTTTACCCGAGGGGAAAGCGGCGGTACTCGTTGTTCCTCCGTTTATAAATATGCTTTGGATTTAATTGAAAAAGAATATCCTCCAGCTCACTATAACATTTACCCTGTTCATTTCACGGATGGGGACAATATTGGCTCCGATAATTCCAGAGCATTAACCTTAATGAAAAATTTAGTCGACGTGAGCCAAGTTGTGGGCTATGGAGAAATTTTAAGGACCCATTACTCCAGTACGCTTATGTCTACACTGAAACGCATCTCAGACCCTAAATTGAGATTGGTAACCATCCGGGACCGCAACGAAGTATACGACGCCTTAAAAACAGTATTCTCATAA
- a CDS encoding peptidylprolyl isomerase codes for MTNEKTQDQVNPIVIIEMENDNKIKIELYPDVAPETVQNFIKLVSEGFYDGLIFHRCIPSFMIQGGDPNGTGMGGSKQTIRGEFTANGFKNDLKHDRGVISMARTSAPNSASSQFFIVVKAASHLDGQYASFGKVIEGMEEVDRIVNAPRDRMDKPLEDQRMKKVTMEA; via the coding sequence GTGACAAATGAAAAGACACAGGACCAAGTAAACCCCATCGTCATTATTGAAATGGAAAACGACAATAAGATTAAAATTGAGCTCTACCCCGATGTCGCACCAGAAACTGTTCAAAATTTTATAAAGCTTGTTTCCGAGGGCTTTTATGACGGACTTATTTTCCATCGCTGTATTCCCAGCTTTATGATCCAAGGCGGGGACCCCAATGGAACGGGAATGGGCGGCAGCAAACAAACCATACGCGGTGAGTTTACCGCTAATGGATTCAAAAATGATTTAAAGCATGATCGTGGTGTCATCTCCATGGCTCGCACCTCTGCACCTAATTCGGCAAGCTCTCAGTTCTTCATCGTGGTTAAAGCTGCCAGCCATTTAGACGGCCAATATGCTTCCTTCGGAAAAGTCATTGAAGGTATGGAGGAAGTTGACCGGATTGTTAATGCTCCTCGCGATCGCATGGACAAACCCTTAGAAGATCAGCGCATGAAGAAAGTCACCATGGAAGCATAG
- a CDS encoding DedA family protein, whose amino-acid sequence MQGLELYLIDFIYHFRYVGLLILLTCGLIGVPVPDEFLMTFSGFQTSLGRMDFGKTLIVAALGSFLGMNLSYWIGRRLGIPFLHKVAPYLHLNEKKIAQAEQWFQCYGDRLIVIGYFFPGFRHFTAYFSGMSKLHYGRYSMLAGIGALLWSVTFISLGRVLGEHWQKITHILHNYLARSGVVLAILVFLVYLYSSKRGKTSRVN is encoded by the coding sequence GTGCAAGGTTTAGAGCTGTATTTAATTGATTTTATTTATCACTTTAGGTATGTCGGGTTATTGATTCTGCTTACTTGCGGCCTGATAGGCGTACCAGTACCCGACGAGTTCCTAATGACATTTAGTGGATTTCAAACCTCATTAGGCCGTATGGATTTCGGCAAAACCCTGATTGTCGCAGCTTTGGGCAGTTTCTTGGGGATGAATTTGAGTTATTGGATTGGCAGACGATTAGGAATACCCTTTTTACACAAAGTTGCCCCCTATCTCCATCTCAATGAAAAAAAGATAGCTCAGGCCGAACAATGGTTTCAATGTTATGGGGACCGGTTGATTGTTATAGGCTACTTTTTCCCTGGGTTCCGTCATTTTACGGCATACTTTTCGGGAATGAGCAAACTCCACTATGGCCGGTATTCTATGCTGGCAGGGATTGGAGCGCTGCTTTGGTCTGTAACCTTCATTTCCCTGGGACGAGTCTTGGGAGAGCACTGGCAAAAGATTACCCACATCTTACATAATTATCTGGCTCGAAGCGGAGTTGTTCTGGCTATTCTGGTATTTTTGGTTTATCTTTACAGCAGCAAACGAGGAAAGACGAGCCGTGTCAACTGA